In the Rhinoderma darwinii isolate aRhiDar2 chromosome 13, aRhiDar2.hap1, whole genome shotgun sequence genome, one interval contains:
- the NEUROD2 gene encoding neurogenic differentiation factor 2 isoform X1, which yields MPGVTPILTARCLHLLSVCPSFVPSLSIMLTRLFSDTSLIPDVQKFSSWADDDDDDDDDDDDVSDKDERSEKSLQDVHTEGSLSESKDDGDIGGEDDEEEEEEEEGTEEAEGERPKKRGPKKRKMTKARVERSKVRRQKANARERNRMHDLNSALDNLRKVVPCYSKTQKLSKIETLRLAKNYIWALSEILRSGKRPDLVAYVQTLCKGLSQPTTNLVAGCLQLNSRNFLTEQGQEAGRYHGPNSSFAMHPYTYQCSRLSGTQCQSSTMPNTHALRSHGYCATYESLYGNTSPEYNSSEYEAPLSPPLCINGNFSLKQDTSTDNDKNYHYSMHYSALPSSRPSGPSLLFGSSGMRSGVHSENLLPYDMHVHHDRAPVYEELNAFFHN from the exons ATGCCGGGTGTCACCCCAATACTGACTGCTAGATGCCTTCAccttctgtctgtctgtccgtccTTCGTGCCTTCCCTAT CCATCATGTTGACCAGGCTGTTCAGCGACACCAGTCTTATTCCCGATGTCCAGAAATTCTCCTCCTGGGcggatgatgatgacgacgatgacgacgacgacgacgacgTGAGCGACAAGGACGAGAGGAGCGAGAAGAGTCTACAGGATGTTCACACCGAGGGTTCTCTGAGCGAGAGCAAGGACGATGGGGATATTGGTGGGGAAGATgatgaggaagaagaagaggaggaggagggtacagAGGAAGCTGAGGGAGAAAGGCCCAAGAAACGTGGCCCCAAAAAGAGGAAAATGACTAAGGCCAGGGTGGAGAGGTCCAAGGTGAGAAGACAGAAAGCCAATGCCAGAGAGAGAAACCGCATGCATGACCTCAATTCAGCCCTGGACAACCTCAGAAAGGTGGTGCCTTGCTACTCCAAGACCCAGAAGTTGTCCAAGATCGAGACTCTCAGGCTAGCTAAGAACTACATATGGGCCCTCTCCGAGATTCTTAGGTCTGGGAAGAGGCCCGATTTAGTGGCTTATGTGCAAACCCTGTGCAAGGGCCTCTCCCAACCCACAACCAACCTGGTGGCCGGCTGCTTGCAGCTCAACTCCAGGAATTTCCTGACTGAGCAAGGTCAAGAAGCTGGGAGGTACCACGGCCCAAATTCTTCCTTTGCCATGCACCCCTATACCTACCAGTGCTCCAGGCTTTCAGGCACCCAGTGCCAGTCTAGTACCATGCCCAATACTCATGCTCTGAGAAGCCATGGCTACTGTGCCACTTATGAGTCACTGTATGGTAACACGTCTCCGGAATACAATAGCTCTGAGTATGAGGCCCCCTTAAGCCCACCACTGTGCATTAATGGCAACTTCTCCCTGAAACAGGACACATCCACCGACAATGATAAAAATTACCACTACTCTATGCACTATTCTGCCCTTCCATCCTCCAGGCCATCCGGGCCCAGCCTGCTCTTTGGATCTTCTGGGATGCgaagtggagtccactctgagaaccTGTTGCCTTATGATATGCACGTCCACCATGATAGGGCCCCCGTGTATGAGGAACTCAATGCGTTTTTCCATAACTGA
- the NEUROD2 gene encoding neurogenic differentiation factor 2 isoform X2, which translates to MLTRLFSDTSLIPDVQKFSSWADDDDDDDDDDDDVSDKDERSEKSLQDVHTEGSLSESKDDGDIGGEDDEEEEEEEEGTEEAEGERPKKRGPKKRKMTKARVERSKVRRQKANARERNRMHDLNSALDNLRKVVPCYSKTQKLSKIETLRLAKNYIWALSEILRSGKRPDLVAYVQTLCKGLSQPTTNLVAGCLQLNSRNFLTEQGQEAGRYHGPNSSFAMHPYTYQCSRLSGTQCQSSTMPNTHALRSHGYCATYESLYGNTSPEYNSSEYEAPLSPPLCINGNFSLKQDTSTDNDKNYHYSMHYSALPSSRPSGPSLLFGSSGMRSGVHSENLLPYDMHVHHDRAPVYEELNAFFHN; encoded by the coding sequence ATGTTGACCAGGCTGTTCAGCGACACCAGTCTTATTCCCGATGTCCAGAAATTCTCCTCCTGGGcggatgatgatgacgacgatgacgacgacgacgacgacgTGAGCGACAAGGACGAGAGGAGCGAGAAGAGTCTACAGGATGTTCACACCGAGGGTTCTCTGAGCGAGAGCAAGGACGATGGGGATATTGGTGGGGAAGATgatgaggaagaagaagaggaggaggagggtacagAGGAAGCTGAGGGAGAAAGGCCCAAGAAACGTGGCCCCAAAAAGAGGAAAATGACTAAGGCCAGGGTGGAGAGGTCCAAGGTGAGAAGACAGAAAGCCAATGCCAGAGAGAGAAACCGCATGCATGACCTCAATTCAGCCCTGGACAACCTCAGAAAGGTGGTGCCTTGCTACTCCAAGACCCAGAAGTTGTCCAAGATCGAGACTCTCAGGCTAGCTAAGAACTACATATGGGCCCTCTCCGAGATTCTTAGGTCTGGGAAGAGGCCCGATTTAGTGGCTTATGTGCAAACCCTGTGCAAGGGCCTCTCCCAACCCACAACCAACCTGGTGGCCGGCTGCTTGCAGCTCAACTCCAGGAATTTCCTGACTGAGCAAGGTCAAGAAGCTGGGAGGTACCACGGCCCAAATTCTTCCTTTGCCATGCACCCCTATACCTACCAGTGCTCCAGGCTTTCAGGCACCCAGTGCCAGTCTAGTACCATGCCCAATACTCATGCTCTGAGAAGCCATGGCTACTGTGCCACTTATGAGTCACTGTATGGTAACACGTCTCCGGAATACAATAGCTCTGAGTATGAGGCCCCCTTAAGCCCACCACTGTGCATTAATGGCAACTTCTCCCTGAAACAGGACACATCCACCGACAATGATAAAAATTACCACTACTCTATGCACTATTCTGCCCTTCCATCCTCCAGGCCATCCGGGCCCAGCCTGCTCTTTGGATCTTCTGGGATGCgaagtggagtccactctgagaaccTGTTGCCTTATGATATGCACGTCCACCATGATAGGGCCCCCGTGTATGAGGAACTCAATGCGTTTTTCCATAACTGA